A genomic stretch from Coregonus clupeaformis isolate EN_2021a chromosome 23, ASM2061545v1, whole genome shotgun sequence includes:
- the LOC121583423 gene encoding gamma-crystallin M2-like isoform X2, which yields MSKITFYEDKNFQGRSYECDTDCPDVHPHFSRCNSVKVDSGCWVLYERPNYAGYQYVLTRGEYPEYQRWMGYNDTVRSCRTFSYASGSPYRMRIYERPDFQGQMMEFGEDCDSVQDRFRSRDIYSANVMDGYWTLYEHPNYRGRQYFMRPGEYRKFSDWGATCATTGSFRRITDF from the exons ATGAGTAAG ATCACTTTCTACGAGGATAAAAACTTCCAGGGTCGCTCCTATGAGTGCGACACGGACTGCCCCGATGTGCACCCCCATTTCAGCCGCTGCAACTCTGTCAAGGTAGATAGCGGCTGCTGGGTGCTGTACGAGAGGCCCAACTATGCAGGCTACCAGTATGTACTGACCAGGGGAGAGTACCCAGAGTATCAGCGCTGGATGGGCTACAACGACACTGTTCGCTCCTGCCGTACCTTCTCTTAT GCCAGCGGCAGTCCCTACCGCATGAGAATCTACGAGAGGCCAGACTTCCAGGGACAGATGATGGAGTTCGGTGAGGACTGTGACTCTGTCCAGGACCGCTTCCGCAGCCGTGACATCTACTCCGCCAACGTCATGGATGGCTACTGGACCCTCTACGAGCACCCCAACTACAGGGGGCGCCAGTACTTTATGAGGCCCGGCGAGTACAGGAAGTTCAGTGACTGGGGCGCCACCTGCGCCACCACTGGCTCCTTCCGTAGGATCACCGACTTTtag
- the LOC121583423 gene encoding gamma-crystallin M2-like isoform X1, with product MSKITFYEDKNFQGRSYECDTDCPDVHPHFSRCNSVKVDSGCWVLYERPNYAGYQYVLTRGEYPEYQRWMGYNDTVRSCRTFSYVSSREASGSPYRMRIYERPDFQGQMMEFGEDCDSVQDRFRSRDIYSANVMDGYWTLYEHPNYRGRQYFMRPGEYRKFSDWGATCATTGSFRRITDF from the exons ATGAGTAAG ATCACTTTCTACGAGGATAAAAACTTCCAGGGTCGCTCCTATGAGTGCGACACGGACTGCCCCGATGTGCACCCCCATTTCAGCCGCTGCAACTCTGTCAAGGTAGATAGCGGCTGCTGGGTGCTGTACGAGAGGCCCAACTATGCAGGCTACCAGTATGTACTGACCAGGGGAGAGTACCCAGAGTATCAGCGCTGGATGGGCTACAACGACACTGTTCGCTCCTGCCGTACCTTCTCTTATGTGAGTAGCCGGGAG GCCAGCGGCAGTCCCTACCGCATGAGAATCTACGAGAGGCCAGACTTCCAGGGACAGATGATGGAGTTCGGTGAGGACTGTGACTCTGTCCAGGACCGCTTCCGCAGCCGTGACATCTACTCCGCCAACGTCATGGATGGCTACTGGACCCTCTACGAGCACCCCAACTACAGGGGGCGCCAGTACTTTATGAGGCCCGGCGAGTACAGGAAGTTCAGTGACTGGGGCGCCACCTGCGCCACCACTGGCTCCTTCCGTAGGATCACCGACTTTtag